In a single window of the Rhizoctonia solani chromosome 16, complete sequence genome:
- a CDS encoding 3-O-alpha-D-mannopyranosyl-alpha-D-mannopyranose xylosylphosphotransferase — protein sequence MFSRMTHEDKLAFFELLDEYFESRPNLFSRESADPGLASQPAAVAANAVHRTMAANPQATADLISTGLKNIPKGSQYGAASNPVVANAAGRFAASGIASSYGGAKSPPAPPRRNVGTTDDPPTPSRASPSGLVSSKRFGDLDTSSVAAAITSSFKGGKPAPAPAPASSRLPPAMDNNSGRNFAPPPVRRVPTTASSEGDTGADPGNKWGNSNRAPVRRVPSHNTLQRQSTPEPESVQGETAEALYDYNSSAAEDINVRQGDRFVIVERTSDDWWTVAAPNTERPLNYEPSPDWLISALNDDDLPCKSLLPPTIGQRNGYSYPPSNSQKAQSKYIPFQHHPDGVSRPKLDSDLDIADICIESAIADGNLCVAYMAPAPKLDVVWTFANGSGVLHEKWRKLGRFNSAFNALVRWHLGLYVRVNVKLLRERRKSYFASTFNEIRLATLSPIYFPVPSSNKRLCIPSCNPDDYADWRLGQIPQWLNMDNPYKWKDGDVDLSVVPHAKFFGENYRYTTFNSLAIESQFGHLNVSDAFIYLNDDFYFAADLSPWDFYTQSYGLPSSGEWHSLEFSNRLLSDRFGLRKRPYVIHEAKALKRSLINEISLIWSAELAETSSHPFRTDPLLVMLIWDSFARLGGKEDEWNARTSMQAWRELGGNHSTPDMTLLVSTPSRDSLSDERIAEAKAALSGAHTTHSTQYSFTSQDGYPYTFLGDYGMRHWPRFPTQYMQCAIVFSKCFPPDLFSANDVFKHAAFKEPQCGDCIIQALVAASGRLGLSAFLPPIAHGADLEGTEKLKDGVIPHLPLASDYRTGDFSLKAVVGDSTKDIRFWTSKMLQRYRFVIGDTPSVFAMVKSASDAKKAFNSMKADPSIALLCLNDDIRGSQAEEADKVLRREQEKRWPHAAAWEVR from the exons ATGTTTTCTCGAATGACTCATGAAGATAAACTTGCCTTTTTCGAGCTGCTCGATGA ATATTTTGAGTCACGTCCAAATTTATTTTCACGAGAATCCGCAGATCCAGGGCTCGCATCTCAACCAGCAGCAGTAGCAGCCAATGCTGTACATCGTACCATGGCGGCAAATCCTCAGGCGACAGCCGATTTGATATCGACAGGCTTGAAGAACATACCCAAGGGCAGTCAGTACGGTGCG GCCAGTAATCCCGTTGTCGCAAATGCAGCTGGTCGATTCGCCGCCAGTGGTATTGCATCTTCCTATGGAGGAGCAAAGTCGCCTCCTGCGCCACCCAGGAGGAACGTTGGTACAACTGATGATCCCCCTACCCCAAGCCGAGCATCGCCGTCTGGCCTTGTTAGCTCAAAG CGTTTCGGAGATCTTGATACATCTTCGGTAGCAGCTGCTATTACATCTTCGTTCAAAGGGGGCAaaccagctccagctccagctccagcgtCGTCTAGGCTTCCGCCTGCCATGGATAACAACAGTGGAAGAAACTTCGCCCCACCCCCGGTCCGACGCGTACCAACTACGGCCTCTTCCGAAGGAGATACGGGGGCTGATCCAGGGAATAAATGGGGGAACTCAAATCGGGCACCAGTACGGCGAGTGCCAAGTCACAACACACTGCAAAGACAGTCCACTCCCGAACCAGAGTCCGTCCAAGGAGAAACAGCGGAAGCTTTGTACGATTACAACAGTAGC GCTGCAGAGGACATTAATGTCCGTCAAGGTGACCGTTTCGTGATCGTAGAGAGGACATCAGATGACTGGTGGACGG TTGCCGCCCCTAACACCGAGAGGCCGCTAAACTATGAACCTTCTCCTGACTGGCTGATCTCTGCTCTCAACGATGATGACCTTCCTTGCAAAAGCCTTCTTCCGCCTACCATTGGACAAAGAAATGGCTATTCTTATCCACCATCGAATAGCCAAAAAGCGCAATCCAAGTACATACCCTTTCAGCACCATCCAGACGGGGTTTCAAGGCCAAAACTTGATAGTGACCTCGATATCGCTGATATATGTATAGAGTCGGCGATCGCAGATGGAAACCTTTGCGTAGCCTACATGGCACCCGCCCCCAAACTGGATGTGGTATGGACGTTTGCCAATGGTTCGGGAGTCCTACATGAGAAGTGGCGAAAGTTAGGCAGGTTCAACAGCGCCTTCAACGCGCTGGTACGCTGGCACCTAGGGCTTTACGTGCGAGTAAACGTCAAGTTGCTGCGGGAACGGAGAAAAAGTTATTTCG CTTCGACATTCAATGAGATCCGTCTTGCAACACTTTCGCCCATATACTTCCCAGTTCCATCTTCTAACAAGCGACTTTGCATTCCTTCTTGCAATCCAGATGATTATGCAGATTGGCGGCTAGGTCAAATACCACAGTGGCTGAATATGGATAATCCATATAAGTGGAAGGACGGAGATGTTGATTTGAGTGTTGTCCCCCATGCGAAGTTCTTCGGCGAGAATTACCGATATACCACTTTCAACAG CCTGGCCATTGAATCCCAATTTGGACATCTGAACGTGTCTGATGCCTTTATTTatctg AACGACGACTTCTACTTCGCAGCAGACTTATCTCCTTGGGACTTCTATACGCAAT CATATGGTCTC CCCTCCAGCGGTGAATGGCATAGTTTGGAATTCTCTAATCGCTTACTGA GTGATCGTTTCGGGCTGCGAAAACGACCCTATGTGATCCATGAAGCCAAAGCACTCAAGCGGTCTCTCATAAACGAAATCTCTCTTATCTGGTCGGCTGAGCTAGCGGAGACATCTTCTCATCCGTTCCGTACCGACCCGCTGCTCGTGATGCTCATATGGGATTCAT TTGCACGATTAGGTGGTAAAGAAGACGAGTGGAATGCGAGGACTTCGATGCAGGCATGGCGTGAATTAGGGGGTAATCATTCAACTCCAGATATGACACTTCTTGTCAGCACACCCTCAAGAGACAGTCTATCTGACGAGAGAATAGCTGAGGCCAAGGCCGCGTTATCTGGCGCCCATACAACACATAGCACCCAGTACTCTTTCA CGAGCCAGGATGGATATCCATACACCTTTTTAGGCGATTATGGGATGAGACATTGGCCACGTTTCCCAACCCAATATATGCAATGTGCTATTGTGTTCTCAAAATGCTTCCCTCCCGATCTATTCAGTGCAAATGACGTATTTAAACATGCGGCTTTTAAAGAGCCTCAATGCGGCGACTGCA TCATCCAAGCCTTGGTGGCTGCCAGCGGTCGCCTTGGCCTTTCTGCGTTTCTTCCTCCAATAGCTCACGGAGCAGATCTAGAGGGTACCGAAAAGCTAAAGGACGGTGTTATTCCCCATCTTCCGTTGGCTTCCGACTACCGCACCGGGGACTTTTCTTTGAAAGCCGTAGTTGGCGATTCGACTAAAGACATTAGGTTCTGGACATCCAAGATGCTCCAACGTTATCGATTCGTCATTG GTGACACCCCATCCGTATTTGCCATGGTCAAAAGCGCTTCCGACGCCAAAAAGGCATTCAACTCGATGAAAGCCGATCCGTCTATTGCTCTGCTTTGCTTGAATGATGACATACGTGGGAGTCAAGCTGAGGAGGCTGATAAAGTATTGCGACGCGAACAAGAAAAGCGCTGGCCACATGCAGCGGCTTGGGAGGTGCGATAG